The genomic region TTTTTGGGTAAGTTGGCAGAGGCGATCGCGACTTATGCTTGCTACCAGATTGAGGCAGGGGCACAGGTGGTGCAACTATTCGATTCTTGGGCAGGACAACTCAGTCCTCAAGACTTCAAGAATTTCTCTCTCCCCTATCTGCAACAGGTCGTCCGCCACATTAAAGCCACTCATCCAGAAACGCCGCTGATTCTCTACATCAACAACAGCGCTGGTCTTCTGGAACTGATGGTGCACTCCGGTGTCGATATTGTCAGCGTAGACTGGACGGTGGATATGTCTGTCGCCCGTCAACGCCTCGGTGCCAACATGGGCGTGCAAGGCAATATGGACCCCTGCATCCTGTTTGGTCCCCAAGAATTTATTCGTCAAAACATCTTAGATACGGTGCTCAAAGCAGGAACTCAGAAGCACATCATGAACCTCGGTCACGGCGTACTGCAAAACACGCCAGAAGAGAATGTGGCTTTCTTCTTTGAAACCGTTAGACAACTCAACTACTCCTCACTTTTGGGCTAATTGTCATGACACAAACTCAAGCTACTGACTCTCCTGCTATCCATTCCACTCGTACCGTCCGCATCGGTTCTCGGAAAAGCCAACTCGCCCTAGTGCAAACCTATTGGGTGCGTGATCAGTTGCAGCAACGCTTCCCTGGTATCACGTTTGAAGTCCATACCATGTCTACCCAAGGTGACAATATCTTGGATGTAGCTCTGGCTAAGATTGGCGATAAGGGACTGTTTACCAAAGAGCTGGAACTCGGTATGTTGAACCGAGAGATTGACTTTGCAGTGCATTCACTGAAAGATCTGCCGACCAATCTCCCTGAAGGTTTAACTCTAGCTGCGGTGACCGAGCGAGAAAACCCAGCTGATGCTTTGGTGGTGCAGGAAAAATACAAAGGTTGTCAAATTGATACGCTACCCGCTGGGGCTGTCATTGGTACTTCTTCGCTGCGACGACTGGCTCAATTACGACACCTGTTTCCCCAATACACCCTCAAGGATGTGCGCGGTAACTTGAACACCCGCCTTGCCAAACTAGATGCAGGCGAATATGATGCTCTGATTTTAGCGGCAGCTGGTTTGCAGCGCTTAGGCATGAGCGATCGCATTCACCAAATCCTTCCGGCTGAGGTTTCGCTCTATGCAGTCGGACAGGGAGCTTTGGGGATCGAATGCCGTGCTGATGATGTAGAAGTTATATCCCTTCTGAAAGCGATCGAACATATCCCTACTCGCGATCGCGTTTTGGCTGAGCGGGCTTTTCTGCGAGAACTTGAGGGAGGGTGCCAAGTACCGATTGGGGTGCATACCCAGCTCGACGGCGAAACGTTAGCCTTAACTGGGTTGGTTGCCAGTGTCGATGGTCAACAGTTACTCAAAGATACTGTCATTGGTTCTGCAAATGAGGCAGAACAGGTTGGTATTCAGCTCGCCCACAGTTTGCGGCAGCAAGGAGCTCAGGAAATCCTCGATCAAATTTTTGTAGCTGCACGGCACTAATACTATGTTTCCAATTCATCGTCCTCGTCGGCTCAGAAGCAATCCGCAACTCCGGCGGATGGTATGCGAAAACGTTTTAACCACTCAAGACCTGATCTATCCTCTCTTTGCGGTTCCGGGTACCAGCATTGCCAAAGAAGTGGTGTCGATGCCTGGTGTCTACCAGTTATCTATAGACAAAATTGTCGAAGAAGCCAAAGAAGTTTACGACCTGGGAATTCCAGCCATCATCTTGTTTGGCATCCCAGAAGATAAAGATGCAGAAGCGACGGGAGCTTGGCACGATTGCGGCATTGTGCAAAAAGCTGCGAGTGCAGTTAAACAAGCCGTTCCCGACCTGATCGTGATTGCCGATACCTGCTTATGTGAATACACCAATCACGGTCATTGTGGCTATTTGGAACTGGGTGACTTAACGGGAAGAGTCTTGAATGACCCCACCCTAGAACTACTCAAGAAGACCGCTGTGGCTCAAGCCAACGCAGGGGTAGATATCATTGCACCTTCTGGGATGATGGATGGGTTTGTGCAGGCGATCCGAGCTGCTTTAGATGAAGCAGGGTTTGAGGGGATTCCCATTCTCTCCTACGCTGCTAAATATGCTTCCGCTTACTACGGGCCATTCCGCGATGCTGCCGAATCAACACCACAATTTGGCGATCGCCGCACCTACCAGATGGACCCTGGCAACGCCCGTGAAGCCTTGAAAGAAATCCAACTGGACATCGCAGAAGGGGCAGACATGCTGATGGTGAAGCCTGCCTTGGCCTACATGGACATCATCTGGCGAGTCAAAGAAGCAACGAATTTGCCTGTGGCTGCCTACAATGTTTCTGGCGAGTACTCCATGATTAAAGCCGCCGCCCTCAACGGTTGGGTGGATGAGCAGCGCGTGGTGCTGGAAACGCTGACTAGCTTTAAGCGAGCGGGTGCTGACCTGATTCTCACTTATCACGCGAAAGATGCGGCTCGTTGGTTAGCGAAAGGCCACTTCTAAATCGATTGCAAGTAGCTTGGGTGAAGAAAATTCACCTTCTATTGCGAAATATTGCGTTGCTTGTGTGTATACACTTCTTAGGACATTGAGTTGGAGTTATGCCGATTTCTACGCCTCAAATCACTCAATCTACCTTTCTCCCGCCCATAGATACCAAAGAGAAAGTGAGTCAGTTTATGCGGCAGTTGCAGGACGAAATCTGCCAGAGCTTGCAACAGATAGATGGT from Trichocoleus sp. FACHB-46 harbors:
- the hemC gene encoding hydroxymethylbilane synthase, with product MTQTQATDSPAIHSTRTVRIGSRKSQLALVQTYWVRDQLQQRFPGITFEVHTMSTQGDNILDVALAKIGDKGLFTKELELGMLNREIDFAVHSLKDLPTNLPEGLTLAAVTERENPADALVVQEKYKGCQIDTLPAGAVIGTSSLRRLAQLRHLFPQYTLKDVRGNLNTRLAKLDAGEYDALILAAAGLQRLGMSDRIHQILPAEVSLYAVGQGALGIECRADDVEVISLLKAIEHIPTRDRVLAERAFLRELEGGCQVPIGVHTQLDGETLALTGLVASVDGQQLLKDTVIGSANEAEQVGIQLAHSLRQQGAQEILDQIFVAARH
- the hemB gene encoding porphobilinogen synthase, translating into MFPIHRPRRLRSNPQLRRMVCENVLTTQDLIYPLFAVPGTSIAKEVVSMPGVYQLSIDKIVEEAKEVYDLGIPAIILFGIPEDKDAEATGAWHDCGIVQKAASAVKQAVPDLIVIADTCLCEYTNHGHCGYLELGDLTGRVLNDPTLELLKKTAVAQANAGVDIIAPSGMMDGFVQAIRAALDEAGFEGIPILSYAAKYASAYYGPFRDAAESTPQFGDRRTYQMDPGNAREALKEIQLDIAEGADMLMVKPALAYMDIIWRVKEATNLPVAAYNVSGEYSMIKAAALNGWVDEQRVVLETLTSFKRAGADLILTYHAKDAARWLAKGHF